In one window of Lytechinus pictus isolate F3 Inbred chromosome 19, Lp3.0, whole genome shotgun sequence DNA:
- the LOC135157667 gene encoding uncharacterized protein LOC135157667, with amino-acid sequence MTACIVREESYSRKSYGNTDARDMVNIAMNTTPDRKWSKVKSNITCAVKSKYQDIWTDKVEELLLQGKFLELMRLEQEDLTWKGIIYDLPSKVLSFAVRSSIDCLPTFRNLQRWGKKLSANCKLCGNKQTLLHVLNGCKIMLEQGRYTWRHNNILNAIYECLQSSLSGDYTLRVDLPDKANQPTIPMNILPTPLRPDLVLSSVQNKEVIVVELTVPFEQNIDSRHVSKCNKYAPLTNDIVDQAYSCKLFCIEVGSRGYVSKQNKVRIKSLLKTMKLGKTNQMMLNRISKLSIMTSYSLFLAKDQPTWTEPPLLSVPENNQS; translated from the coding sequence ATGACGGCATGTATAGTAAGAGAAGAATCTTACTCTAGGAAGTCGTATGGTAATACTGATGCTAGAGATATGGTAAATATTGCCATGAATACCACGCCTGATAGAAAATGGTCAAAAGTGAAATCGAATATCACATGTGCTGTTAAAAGTAAATATCAAGATATATGGACCGATAAGGTTGAGGAATTGCTGCTCCAAGGTAAATTCTTGGAGCTCATGAGGCTTGAGCAGGAAGATCTTACCTGGAAAGGTATTATATACGACCTACCATCCAAAGTTCTTAGTTTTGCAGTCAGGTCATCTATTGACTGTCTCCCTACTTTTAGGAACCTTCAAAGATGGGGTAAAAAACTATCGGCAAATTGTAAACTGTGCGGAAATAAACAGACCCTCCTGCATGTTCTAAATGGATGCAAAATCATGTTAGAACAAGGTCGATACACATGGAGACACAACAACATTTTGAATGCGATATACGAGTGTCTTCAGTCATCATTATCTGGAGATTACACTCTCCGAGTAGATCTTCCTGACAAAGCCAATCAACCCACAATTCCTATGAATATTTTACCGACTCCACTAAGACCCGATCTTGTTCTTTCATCTGTCCAAAATAAAGAAGTCATTGTTGTTGAGCTCACAGTTCCCTTCGAACAGAACATTGATTCACGTCATGTGAGCAAATGCAATAAATATGCACCTCTAACTAATGACATTGTTGACCAGGCATATTCATGCAAACTTTTCTGTATAGAAGTAGGTTCAAGAGGTTATGTGtctaagcaaaataaagttagaaTCAAATCATTACTCAAAACGATGAAACTAGGGAAGACAAACCAAATGATGTTGAATAGGATAAGCAAGCTGAGCATCATGACTAGCTATTCTTTGTTCCTTGCAAAAGACCAACCAACTTGGACCGAGCCCCCATTGCTCAGTGTCCCGGAAAACAACCAAAGCTAG
- the LOC135157668 gene encoding ankyrin repeat and protein kinase domain-containing protein 1-like, with protein MAVSNGHLDVLEYLITQQAKITKYDGKDVLHLAAIHGHLDMLRYFIKMGADVSELDDIGQTPLHVAAGGGHLDIVKYLIEQGSKIDKQDHRGYAPLHIAAAKGQLRIVKYLIDQNCSKKEFDNAGLTPMALAAKRGHLDTVKYLADRRVDETASLYGAVLSGHLDIVRFFMNRISLHLAASHDDLDNLCYLVQRGFYINSCDEKGWTPLEYAIQNNNCEVIEYLLKNGAKANQYK; from the coding sequence ATGGCAGTCTCAAATGGTCATTTGGATGTACTTGAGTATCTCATAACGCAGCAAGCCAAGATCACCAAGTATGATGGAAAAGATGTCCTGCACTTGGCAGCTATCCATGGTCACCTAGACATGCTCCGATACTTCATCAAGATGGGAGCTGATGTCAGTGAGCTAGATGACATTGGTCAAACTCCTCTCCATGTGGCAGCAGGTGGGGGTCACTTGGACATCGTGAAGTATCTCATTGAACAAGGATCGAAAATTGACAAACAGGATCATCGTGGTTACGCCCCTCTTCACATTGCAGCTGCAAAAGGTCAACTTAGAATCGTCAAATATCTTATAGATCAAAACTGCTCGAAGAAAGAATTCGATAACGCAGGTTTGACACCAATGGCTCTGGCAGCTAAACGTGGTCACTTGGATACCGTCAAGTATCTTGCGGATAGGAGAGTTGATGAAACGGCCTCACTCTATGGAGCAGTACTATCTGGTCATTTGGATATCGTCAGATTCTTCATGAATCGCATTTCACTTCATCTGGCAGCTTCCCATGATGACTTAGACAACTTGTGCTATCTCGTGCAACGAGGATTTTATATAAATAGCTGCGATGAGAAAGGCTGGACACCGTTGGAGTATGCAATTCAGAATAACAATTGTGAGGTCATAGAATATCTGCTTAAGAATGGAGCTAAAGCGAACCAATACAAATGA